One genomic window of Numida meleagris isolate 19003 breed g44 Domestic line chromosome 1, NumMel1.0, whole genome shotgun sequence includes the following:
- the DUS4L gene encoding tRNA-dihydrouridine(20a/20b) synthase [NAD(P)+]-like isoform X1, whose translation MSGDIAENKQCPGRDPVDLFRAGHVVKMCAPMVRYSKLAFRTLVRRYGCDLCYTPMVVAADFVRSAKARDSEFTTNRGDNPLIVQFAAKEAQVLCDAALLVCPFADGVDLNCGCPQRWAMAEGYGACLINKPELVRDMVRHVRNQIDNPRFSVSIKIRIHEDIKKTVDLCKKAEATGVSWITVHGRNIEERHQPVHYDAIKVIKESIHIPVVANGDIKTLKDAENVHRLTGADGVMVARGLLANPAMFAGYEETPLKCIQDWVDIALELGTPFTCFHHHLMYMMERITSKQEKKVFNVLSSTSAVLDYLDHHYGVCR comes from the exons ATGAGCGGGGACATCGCGGAAAACAAACAATGCCCGGGGAGGGACCCGGTGGATCTGTTTCGGGCTGGGCACGTTGTGAAGATGTGTGCCCCGATGGTTCGCTACTCCAA GCTGGCGTTCCGCACCCTGGTCCGGCGGTACGGCTGCGATCTGTGCTACACCCCCATGGTCGTGGCGGCCGACTTTGTGAGGTCAGCCAAAGCCAGGGACAGCGAGTTCACAACAAACAGAG GTGATAATCCATTGATCGTTCAGTTCGCTGCCAAAGAAGCGCAAGTTCTTTGTGACGCTGCCCTTCTCGTCTGTCCTTTCGCAGATGGAGTAGACCTGAACTGTGGCTGTCCTCAGAG atggGCAATGGCAGAAGGTTACGGTGCTTGCTTAATAAATAAACCAGAGCTAGTTCGAGATATGGTGAGACACGTACGGAATCAGATTGACAACCCTCGATTTTCAGTATCTATTAAAATAAG GATACATgaagacataaaaaaaacagtagacCTGTGTAAAAAAGCTGAAGCAACTGGAGTTTCATGGATTACAGTACACGGGAGAAATATAGAAGAAAGACATCAGCCTGTGCATTACGATGCAATTAAAGTAATTAAAGAAAGCATACACATACCTGTTGTGGCTAATGGAGAcattaaaactttaaaagatgctgaaaatgttCATCGCCTGACAGGAGCAGATG GTGTAATGGTGGCTAGAGGACTCTTAGCAAATCCAGCTATGTTTGCAGGATATGAAGAAACACCTTTGAAGTGCATCCAGGATTGGGTTGACATTGCTCTTGAGCTTGGAACTCCTTTTACGTGTTTTCACCACCACTTAATGTACATGATGGAACGGATAACttcaaaacaagagaaaaaagtttttaacGTTTTATCAAGTACCTCAGCAGTTCTAGATTACCTGGATCATCATTATGGTGTGTGTAGGTGA
- the DUS4L gene encoding tRNA-dihydrouridine(20a/20b) synthase [NAD(P)+]-like isoform X2, producing the protein MSGDIAENKQCPGRDPVDLFRAGHVVKMCAPMVRYSKLAFRTLVRRYGCDLCYTPMVVAADFVRSAKARDSEFTTNRGDNPLIVQFAAKEAQVLCDAALLVCPFADGVDLNCGCPQRWAMAEGYGACLINKPELVRDMVRHVRNQIDNPRFSVSIKIRIHEDIKKTVDLCKKAEATGVSWITVHGRNIEERHQPVHYDAIKVIKESIHIPVVANGDIKTLKDAENVHRLTGADGYEETPLKCIQDWVDIALELGTPFTCFHHHLMYMMERITSKQEKKVFNVLSSTSAVLDYLDHHYGVCR; encoded by the exons ATGAGCGGGGACATCGCGGAAAACAAACAATGCCCGGGGAGGGACCCGGTGGATCTGTTTCGGGCTGGGCACGTTGTGAAGATGTGTGCCCCGATGGTTCGCTACTCCAA GCTGGCGTTCCGCACCCTGGTCCGGCGGTACGGCTGCGATCTGTGCTACACCCCCATGGTCGTGGCGGCCGACTTTGTGAGGTCAGCCAAAGCCAGGGACAGCGAGTTCACAACAAACAGAG GTGATAATCCATTGATCGTTCAGTTCGCTGCCAAAGAAGCGCAAGTTCTTTGTGACGCTGCCCTTCTCGTCTGTCCTTTCGCAGATGGAGTAGACCTGAACTGTGGCTGTCCTCAGAG atggGCAATGGCAGAAGGTTACGGTGCTTGCTTAATAAATAAACCAGAGCTAGTTCGAGATATGGTGAGACACGTACGGAATCAGATTGACAACCCTCGATTTTCAGTATCTATTAAAATAAG GATACATgaagacataaaaaaaacagtagacCTGTGTAAAAAAGCTGAAGCAACTGGAGTTTCATGGATTACAGTACACGGGAGAAATATAGAAGAAAGACATCAGCCTGTGCATTACGATGCAATTAAAGTAATTAAAGAAAGCATACACATACCTGTTGTGGCTAATGGAGAcattaaaactttaaaagatgctgaaaatgttCATCGCCTGACAGGAGCAGATG GATATGAAGAAACACCTTTGAAGTGCATCCAGGATTGGGTTGACATTGCTCTTGAGCTTGGAACTCCTTTTACGTGTTTTCACCACCACTTAATGTACATGATGGAACGGATAACttcaaaacaagagaaaaaagtttttaacGTTTTATCAAGTACCTCAGCAGTTCTAGATTACCTGGATCATCATTATGGTGTGTGTAGGTGA